Proteins from one Blattabacterium sp. (Blattella germanica) str. Bge genomic window:
- the greA gene encoding transcription elongation factor GreA → MEKFEYITKEGLKKLQKEIERLENIERPKISMQIAEARDKGDLSENAEYDAIKEAQGFLEMNIAKLKKKLSNARIIDGTQINRTRVSILSTVRVKNLTYGGEQIYTLVPEGEADLKSGKISINTPISTGLLGKQVGQIAHIKLPNKMILDYEILEIAFSE, encoded by the coding sequence ATGGAAAAATTTGAATATATAACTAAAGAAGGATTAAAAAAATTGCAAAAAGAAATAGAACGACTAGAGAATATAGAACGTCCAAAAATATCTATGCAAATTGCAGAAGCGAGGGATAAAGGAGATCTTTCAGAAAATGCCGAGTATGATGCAATAAAAGAAGCGCAAGGATTTTTGGAAATGAATATAGCTAAGTTAAAAAAAAAACTATCTAACGCACGTATTATAGACGGAACACAAATAAATAGAACAAGAGTTTCTATTCTTTCTACAGTAAGAGTAAAGAACTTAACTTATGGTGGAGAACAAATATATACTTTAGTTCCAGAAGGAGAAGCTGATCTAAAATCAGGAAAAATATCCATCAATACTCCTATATCTACAGGATTACTTGGAAAACAAGTAGGACAAATTGCTCACATAAAACTCCCTAATAAAATGATACTTGATTATGAAATTTTAGAAATAGCATTTAGTGAATAA
- a CDS encoding DUF4290 domain-containing protein, whose product MEYNTNRFKLVIPEYGRNIHKMIDYAIQIKNRKERNRCAWGIIKLMTDSTHPRFNKSIPYFQHKLWNQLFIMSNYQLDIDPPFPKPSPEKIKVFSYKRVVYPEYLTNFRYYGKIVRNMIHVAIHCKNRQKKEGLFYAIANTMKKNYLRWNKNVVKDDIIFKDLKELSKGKICLMNTDPLLQCSHILKSKRKKALKRQKEKVI is encoded by the coding sequence ATGGAATATAACACTAATCGTTTCAAATTGGTGATCCCGGAATATGGTAGAAACATTCATAAAATGATAGACTATGCAATCCAAATCAAAAATAGAAAAGAAAGAAATCGTTGTGCATGGGGGATTATAAAGTTAATGACAGATTCTACTCATCCTAGGTTCAATAAATCAATTCCTTACTTTCAACATAAATTGTGGAATCAATTGTTTATAATGTCTAATTATCAATTAGATATTGATCCTCCTTTTCCTAAACCAAGTCCAGAAAAAATAAAGGTTTTCTCTTACAAAAGAGTAGTATATCCTGAATATTTAACTAATTTTAGGTATTATGGAAAAATAGTTAGGAACATGATCCATGTAGCAATACATTGTAAAAATAGACAAAAAAAAGAAGGATTATTTTATGCAATAGCTAATACAATGAAAAAAAATTACTTAAGATGGAATAAAAATGTAGTAAAAGATGATATAATATTTAAAGATTTAAAAGAACTTTCGAAAGGAAAAATATGTTTAATGAATACAGATCCATTGCTACAATGTTCTCATATTTTAAAATCTAAAAGAAAAAAAGCATTAAAAAGACAAAAAGAAAAAGTTATATAA
- the rseP gene encoding RIP metalloprotease RseP produces MISILVRSIQLLLSISILIVIHELGHFILAQIFKVRVEKFFLFFDPWFSLFKKKIGHTIYGIGWLPLGGYVKISGMMTDEKNVSSKEKKIEKNWEFRSKSAIKRLLIISGGILFNILLSIFIFSCLLFKYGETYLPTKNVKYGIEVDSLGEKIGFQNGDKILFVNDKYIPYFNDIPKAILLGNSVTVDRMGKIIKLSLNNNKKRFFFDRKEISFFIKPRVPPIINYVVKNSKAEKYGLKNNDEILAINSEFILFSDQLKDLLSKYKNENIVISINRDGKFLQKEIFIDSKEILGIYLKDFVDLDQIFLFEKINYSFFESIPHGIRKSLDVLKNQIFFLKNVFHIETKAYKQIGSFFSMAREFPSKWNWYVFWTLTATLSIWLAFLNLFPIPSLDGGYILFILIEMITKKKMNEEILERCTVFGFIIISLIMVFIIIWDIFKVFFS; encoded by the coding sequence ATGATATCCATTTTGGTTAGATCTATACAATTGCTGCTTAGCATTTCTATATTAATTGTTATTCATGAATTAGGTCATTTTATTTTGGCTCAAATATTTAAAGTAAGAGTAGAAAAGTTTTTTTTATTTTTTGATCCTTGGTTTTCTCTTTTTAAAAAAAAGATAGGACACACGATTTATGGAATAGGCTGGTTACCTTTAGGTGGATACGTAAAGATATCTGGAATGATGACAGATGAAAAAAACGTTTCTTCAAAAGAGAAAAAGATTGAAAAAAATTGGGAATTTCGTTCAAAGTCAGCAATTAAAAGATTATTAATTATTTCTGGTGGTATTCTTTTCAATATATTATTATCGATTTTTATTTTTTCCTGTTTATTATTCAAATATGGAGAAACATATCTTCCCACAAAGAATGTTAAATACGGTATAGAGGTTGATTCTTTAGGAGAAAAAATAGGATTTCAAAATGGAGACAAAATTTTATTTGTAAATGATAAATATATTCCATATTTCAATGATATTCCTAAAGCAATCCTTCTGGGAAATTCTGTGACTGTAGATCGTATGGGTAAAATTATAAAATTGTCACTTAATAACAATAAAAAAAGATTTTTTTTTGATAGAAAAGAAATCAGTTTTTTTATTAAACCCCGTGTTCCTCCTATTATAAATTATGTAGTCAAAAATTCAAAAGCGGAAAAATATGGTTTAAAAAATAATGATGAGATATTAGCTATTAATTCAGAATTCATTCTTTTTTCTGATCAATTAAAGGATTTGTTATCAAAATATAAAAATGAGAATATAGTCATCTCGATTAATAGAGACGGAAAATTTCTTCAAAAGGAAATTTTTATAGATTCAAAAGAAATATTGGGTATTTACTTAAAAGATTTTGTGGATTTGGATCAAATTTTTTTATTTGAAAAAATAAACTATTCTTTTTTTGAGAGCATTCCTCATGGAATTAGAAAATCTTTAGATGTTTTAAAAAATCAAATATTTTTTTTAAAAAATGTTTTTCATATAGAAACTAAAGCTTATAAACAAATAGGAAGTTTTTTTTCTATGGCTAGAGAATTTCCTTCTAAATGGAACTGGTATGTTTTTTGGACTTTAACTGCTACTTTGTCCATTTGGTTAGCTTTTTTGAATTTATTTCCTATTCCATCATTAGATGGAGGTTATATATTATTTATTTTAATAGAAATGATCACAAAAAAGAAAATGAATGAAGAAATTCTTGAACGTTGTACTGTCTTTGGATTTATAATAATTAGTTTAATTATGGTTTTTATTATTATTTGGGATATTTTTAAAGTATTTTTTTCTTGA
- the murA gene encoding UDP-N-acetylglucosamine 1-carboxyvinyltransferase, with amino-acid sequence MGTFKIKGGFPLKGEIKPQGAKNESLQVLCAVLLTPDKLRIQNIPEIGDVKCLMQILQDLGVEINKNDIGDYTFQAKNINIEYLNTKRFREYGKSIRGSILIAGPLLARFGQVCIPIPGGDRIGRRRLDTHLTGLKSLGSHIYYHHEYKYFHLHTNNKNLNGNYILMEEASVTGTANIIMAATLAKGETIIYNAACEPYIQQLCKLLNKMGAKITGIGSNLINIIGVKELVGNCTHTILPDMVEIGSWIGLAAITCSEIRIKNVSWKNLGIIPNTFQKMGVKLEKKKDDIYIPSQKSYQIKKLLNNAILTISDSPWPGLTPDLLSILTVVATQAEGSVLIHQKMFESRLFFVDKLIEMGAQIILCDPHRATVIGLNHQSHLRGAILNSPDIRAGISLLIAALSAKGTSIIKNIEQIDRGYENIDQRLRILGAQISRME; translated from the coding sequence ATGGGAACTTTTAAAATCAAAGGAGGATTCCCTTTAAAAGGAGAAATAAAACCGCAAGGAGCTAAAAATGAATCTTTGCAGGTTTTATGTGCTGTATTATTAACTCCAGATAAGTTAAGAATCCAAAATATTCCAGAAATAGGGGATGTTAAGTGTTTAATGCAAATACTTCAAGATTTAGGAGTTGAAATCAATAAAAATGACATTGGAGATTATACTTTTCAAGCAAAAAACATCAATATTGAATATTTAAACACAAAAAGATTTCGTGAATATGGGAAATCAATTAGAGGATCCATTCTGATAGCAGGCCCTTTATTAGCTAGATTCGGTCAAGTTTGTATTCCTATACCTGGAGGAGATAGGATAGGAAGACGACGTTTAGATACTCATTTAACAGGATTAAAATCATTAGGAAGTCATATATATTATCATCATGAATACAAATACTTTCACTTACATACAAATAATAAAAATTTAAACGGAAATTATATTTTAATGGAAGAAGCTTCTGTGACTGGAACTGCTAATATTATAATGGCTGCGACTTTAGCTAAAGGGGAAACTATTATTTATAACGCTGCTTGTGAACCCTATATTCAACAACTATGCAAATTGTTAAACAAAATGGGAGCTAAAATAACAGGAATAGGATCGAATTTAATTAATATAATCGGGGTGAAAGAACTGGTAGGAAATTGCACTCATACTATATTACCTGATATGGTAGAAATAGGAAGTTGGATCGGGTTAGCTGCTATTACTTGTTCTGAAATACGAATTAAAAATGTTAGTTGGAAAAACTTAGGCATCATTCCAAATACATTCCAAAAAATGGGAGTTAAATTGGAAAAAAAGAAAGATGACATTTATATTCCATCACAAAAATCTTATCAAATTAAAAAATTATTAAATAATGCGATATTAACAATATCTGATTCTCCATGGCCAGGATTAACTCCAGATTTATTAAGTATTTTGACTGTAGTAGCTACTCAAGCTGAAGGAAGTGTTTTAATTCATCAAAAAATGTTCGAAAGTAGATTATTTTTCGTAGATAAACTTATTGAAATGGGAGCACAAATTATACTATGTGATCCTCATAGAGCGACTGTTATTGGATTAAATCATCAATCTCATTTACGAGGTGCTATATTAAACTCTCCAGATATCAGAGCAGGTATATCTCTTCTTATCGCTGCACTTTCTGCTAAAGGAACTAGTATCATTAAAAACATAGAACAAATAGATAGAGGATATGAAAATATAGATCAAAGATTACGCATTTTGGGTGCACAAATTTCAAGAATGGAATAG
- a CDS encoding 5-formyltetrahydrofolate cyclo-ligase: MNKKKLRKKYFCYRQSLSQKEVFDKSYEIFFQMKKIFFIWGRKYYHIFLPIRKYKEVDTFILVNFLLKRGKYITIPCSNFNRISIENCFFDKNVLLKKNNYGILEPVPRHKYVVSPYFIEIIFIPLLIFDLRGYRIGYGKGFYDRFIPLCKKNVIKIGLSFFSPIKKIIDIHENDLSIDIGITPDHIFFFENIKKKIL; encoded by the coding sequence ATGAATAAAAAAAAATTACGTAAAAAATATTTTTGTTACAGACAATCTTTATCTCAAAAAGAGGTATTTGATAAAAGCTATGAAATTTTTTTTCAGATGAAAAAAATATTTTTTATTTGGGGAAGAAAATATTATCATATTTTTTTACCTATACGAAAATATAAAGAAGTGGATACATTTATCCTCGTAAATTTCTTATTAAAAAGAGGAAAATATATAACTATACCATGTTCTAATTTTAATCGGATTTCTATAGAAAATTGTTTTTTTGATAAAAACGTTTTATTGAAAAAAAACAATTATGGAATTTTGGAACCTGTTCCTAGACACAAATATGTAGTTTCACCTTATTTTATTGAAATAATATTTATTCCATTATTAATATTTGATTTAAGAGGTTATCGCATTGGTTATGGAAAAGGATTTTATGACAGATTTATTCCTTTATGTAAAAAAAATGTTATTAAAATAGGTTTGAGTTTTTTTTCTCCTATCAAGAAGATTATAGATATTCATGAGAACGATCTCTCAATAGATATAGGAATTACTCCCGATCATATTTTTTTTTTTGAAAACATCAAGAAAAAAATACTTTAA
- a CDS encoding type III pantothenate kinase, whose amino-acid sequence MLLTINIGNSSIRFGLFHNNNNYNLKCNCSWIINSNPHRSLDEYILLFRNIYQQYGIFSQLIQNIVIGSVVPPLTNIVEQSLYEIHKIKPIIVDRDSVSPIKHYSHQLGTDLYANAIAAYTLYNNQNTTLVVDFGTALSLTCIDKYGKLKGVIIAPGVNSSLTALIGNTAQLSQIELKKPPSILGQHTETCIQSGIIYGYLSMVEGLIDKVNKELKTNCFVIATGGLSHIYTPLTKKIHLKDKLHTIKGLKILFHWNH is encoded by the coding sequence ATGTTATTAACAATAAATATTGGGAATTCTAGTATTCGTTTTGGACTATTTCATAATAATAATAATTATAATTTAAAATGTAATTGCTCATGGATTATTAACAGTAATCCGCATAGGTCATTAGATGAATATATTTTATTGTTTAGGAATATATATCAACAGTATGGGATTTTCTCTCAATTAATACAAAATATTGTAATTGGATCAGTTGTTCCTCCACTTACAAACATTGTAGAACAATCTTTATATGAAATCCATAAAATTAAACCTATAATAGTAGATAGAGATTCAGTTTCTCCTATAAAACATTATTCTCATCAATTAGGTACAGATTTATACGCTAATGCTATAGCTGCATATACATTATATAATAATCAAAATACTACTTTGGTAGTAGATTTTGGAACTGCATTGAGTTTGACTTGTATCGATAAATATGGAAAACTTAAAGGTGTTATTATTGCTCCGGGAGTAAATAGTTCTTTAACAGCATTAATTGGAAACACTGCCCAATTATCACAAATAGAATTAAAAAAACCTCCTAGTATATTAGGACAGCATACAGAAACATGTATTCAAAGTGGAATTATTTATGGATACTTAAGTATGGTAGAAGGATTGATTGATAAAGTCAATAAAGAATTGAAAACTAATTGTTTTGTGATCGCAACTGGAGGGCTTTCCCATATATATACACCTTTAACAAAAAAAATTCATCTTAAAGATAAATTGCATACGATAAAAGGTTTAAAAATTTTATTCCATTGGAATCATTGA
- a CDS encoding alpha/beta fold hydrolase: MNMENIYKKTNFKIEGKGVPIVLLHGFMESLQIWNYIFSEISNKYRVLSIDLPGHGKSFSMLNHETIFTMEKAAEIVKTIVEKENIKKAVFVGHSMGGYIALALAEKYPDIFLGLCLLHSTAESDSDDKKKSRMQSIQLAINNYPLLVDTSMIKLFNPNKFSSLQEEIFFVKKIALSTSVNSVISFLKGMSIRNDKRFLLKTTKFPKLYIIGLYDLILDANKIRAEAKNGNQTDFIEIPTGHMGHIEKPNEVTKILENFVDDVILKNYCS; this comes from the coding sequence ATGAATATGGAGAATATCTACAAAAAAACAAATTTTAAGATAGAAGGAAAAGGAGTTCCAATCGTATTATTACATGGTTTTATGGAAAGTTTACAAATATGGAATTATATATTTTCCGAAATTTCTAATAAATATAGAGTTCTATCAATTGACTTACCAGGTCATGGTAAAAGTTTTTCTATGTTAAATCATGAGACCATTTTTACTATGGAAAAAGCTGCAGAAATTGTAAAAACAATTGTGGAAAAAGAAAATATAAAAAAAGCAGTTTTTGTTGGTCATTCTATGGGAGGTTATATTGCTTTAGCTTTAGCAGAAAAATATCCAGATATTTTTTTAGGATTATGTTTACTTCATTCTACAGCAGAATCAGATTCCGATGATAAAAAAAAAAGCAGAATGCAATCTATACAACTAGCAATCAACAATTATCCTCTTCTTGTAGATACTAGTATGATTAAATTATTTAATCCTAATAAATTCTCTTCTTTGCAAGAAGAAATTTTTTTTGTGAAAAAAATAGCTTTATCCACTTCTGTAAATAGTGTCATTTCCTTTTTAAAAGGAATGTCCATTCGAAATGATAAAAGGTTTTTGTTAAAAACAACTAAATTTCCGAAATTATATATAATTGGTTTATACGATTTAATTCTTGATGCAAACAAAATTCGTGCAGAAGCTAAAAATGGGAATCAAACTGATTTTATTGAAATTCCTACAGGTCATATGGGCCATATAGAAAAACCTAATGAAGTAACAAAAATATTAGAAAATTTTGTAGATGATGTAATTCTCAAAAACTATTGCAGCTGA
- a CDS encoding HIT family protein, protein MNNNNIFQKIIHQEISAYKVAENSDHLAFLDINPIKIGHTLVIPKKNNRDKIFSLSEKEFISIMYFTRKVAIGIEKIIPCNRVGIFVMGFEIPHVHIHLIPMDKESDGNFSKKRMILSEKKFQILSEKIKKSIEIEFHQ, encoded by the coding sequence GTGAATAATAACAATATTTTTCAGAAAATAATTCATCAGGAAATTTCTGCTTACAAAGTAGCAGAAAATTCTGATCATTTAGCTTTTTTAGACATTAATCCTATTAAAATAGGACATACATTAGTCATTCCCAAAAAAAACAATAGAGATAAAATTTTTTCTCTTTCTGAAAAAGAATTTATCTCTATTATGTATTTCACTAGAAAAGTAGCAATAGGCATAGAAAAAATCATTCCTTGCAATCGTGTAGGTATATTTGTTATGGGATTTGAAATTCCTCATGTACACATTCACCTCATTCCTATGGATAAAGAAAGCGATGGAAATTTTTCCAAAAAAAGAATGATTTTATCTGAAAAAAAATTTCAAATTTTGTCCGAAAAAATAAAAAAATCTATTGAAATAGAATTTCATCAATGA
- a CDS encoding cation diffusion facilitator family transporter: protein MDDSKKIQLNFNLQKIICFVAIVFFLIKLITWYITSSLSIFSDAMESLINIISGFIGLWSLYISSLPKDQNHPYGHGKIEFISTAIEGLLIFIVGITIFINTFIRVKHHMHGVILSRLDYGIILMSFTGVINYFLGFLACKIGHKNGALTLVASGKHLQIDTYSTFGIVVGLILLNITKCIWIDPIISIIFSSVILYTGLKLLRNAAAGIMDESDKKLLKKLSFYLNEKRDDHWIDLHHLKVIKYGSALHVDCHLTVPWFFNIKEANQEVNKLTQLTKNEFGSKVELSVHLEACSKNHCMFCLNHSCEVRQNFFQKKILWTLNKTSYYKQD, encoded by the coding sequence ATGGATGATTCAAAAAAAATTCAACTAAATTTTAATTTACAGAAAATTATTTGTTTTGTAGCTATTGTTTTCTTTTTGATTAAGTTGATTACTTGGTATATTACTTCTTCTCTTTCCATATTTAGTGATGCCATGGAAAGTTTAATCAATATAATTAGTGGATTTATTGGATTATGGAGTCTTTATATTTCCTCTTTACCTAAAGATCAAAATCATCCATATGGCCATGGTAAAATAGAATTTATATCAACTGCGATAGAGGGTCTTTTAATTTTTATTGTAGGAATAACTATTTTTATAAACACTTTTATACGTGTTAAACATCATATGCATGGAGTTATTTTATCTAGATTGGATTATGGAATTATTTTAATGTCTTTTACTGGTGTTATTAACTATTTTTTAGGATTCTTAGCATGTAAAATAGGACATAAAAATGGAGCTTTGACATTGGTTGCTAGTGGGAAACATCTTCAAATTGATACTTATTCTACTTTTGGAATTGTTGTAGGACTAATTTTATTAAATATTACAAAATGTATATGGATAGATCCTATTATTTCCATTATTTTTTCATCCGTAATTTTGTATACGGGATTAAAATTATTAAGAAATGCTGCAGCTGGAATTATGGATGAATCCGATAAAAAACTTTTGAAAAAGTTATCTTTCTATCTAAATGAAAAGAGGGATGATCATTGGATCGATCTTCATCATTTAAAAGTTATTAAATACGGAAGTGCCTTACATGTAGATTGTCATCTAACCGTTCCATGGTTCTTTAATATAAAAGAAGCAAATCAAGAAGTCAATAAATTGACTCAATTAACTAAAAACGAATTTGGATCTAAAGTAGAATTATCTGTTCATCTTGAAGCTTGTTCCAAGAATCATTGCATGTTTTGTTTGAACCATTCATGCGAAGTAAGACAAAATTTTTTCCAAAAAAAAATTCTTTGGACTTTAAATAAAACATCATATTATAAGCAAGACTAA
- a CDS encoding UvrD-helicase domain-containing protein: MSLNSSQRKIIETINGPILVLAGAGSGKTRVITYRIVHMIQNIGINPSNILALTFTKKAAKEMKHRISNMIDQKKLNQITLGTFHSIFSILLRKESHLLGYKSNYTIYDQRDSENVIKKILEDINLDISLSTKEIRRIISEYKNNLYINKKNNKQSECLIKIYKSYIKRCLQAEALDFDDILLHTNHLFSHFPNVLRKYQNKFKYILIDEYQDTNLSQNTIIKSLAFQHKNLFVVGDDAQSIYAFRGAKISNILNFHIDYKNAKVFRLEQNYRSTHHIVQASNNIISFNKNQILKKIWTNNEKGEKVKIYSASSEKEEALYVASSIFSIIKKTKYHYKDFAILYRANMQSNIIEYALKEKNIPYKIYGSISFEKRKEIRDLLAYLRIIVNSNDEESLLRILKKGNKKTIKSILDLSKKIRITVYEIIKNIENYQHLLILNQKTKNKLKNLISTIEKFRKNTEKKDAFAIAKEIVNFLLKEDPKNYKNENFQYILNNIFCYVSEQKKLKDNGEISLSGFLQYFYLEIDEDMNHDENEENKVSLMTVHLSKGLEFSIVFIIGLEENLFPSKSSLDNQFKIEEERRLFYVALTRAQKKAVLTYARSRFLWGERKMTLPSRFINELNKNFIDRENQNSISSLSEKKEINSLVNNKNKHYENFKAGVKVFHKNFGTGIILDLQNENKIARIKFIKSGEKKILLKFALDKLIIDS, encoded by the coding sequence ATGTCTTTGAATAGTTCTCAACGGAAAATTATAGAAACTATCAATGGCCCTATCCTTGTTCTTGCCGGAGCAGGTTCTGGAAAAACTCGTGTTATTACATATCGTATCGTTCATATGATTCAAAACATAGGAATAAATCCTTCTAATATTTTAGCTCTAACTTTTACTAAGAAAGCAGCTAAAGAAATGAAACATAGAATCTCTAATATGATAGATCAAAAAAAATTGAACCAAATAACATTGGGAACTTTTCATTCTATATTTTCTATTCTTTTGAGAAAAGAATCTCATTTATTGGGATACAAATCAAATTATACTATCTATGATCAGAGAGATTCAGAAAATGTAATCAAAAAAATATTAGAAGATATTAATTTAGATATTTCTTTATCTACTAAAGAAATCAGGAGAATAATATCTGAATACAAAAATAATTTATATATCAACAAAAAAAATAACAAACAATCAGAGTGTTTAATAAAAATTTACAAATCTTACATAAAACGATGTTTACAAGCAGAAGCATTAGATTTCGATGATATTTTGCTACATACCAATCATTTATTTTCTCATTTTCCAAATGTTCTTCGAAAATATCAAAATAAATTTAAATACATATTAATTGACGAATATCAAGATACCAATTTATCTCAAAATACAATCATAAAAAGTTTAGCTTTTCAGCATAAAAATCTTTTTGTAGTAGGAGATGATGCTCAAAGTATTTATGCTTTTCGTGGTGCTAAGATTTCTAATATTTTAAATTTTCATATTGATTATAAAAATGCTAAAGTTTTTCGTCTAGAGCAAAACTATCGTTCTACGCATCACATAGTTCAAGCTTCTAATAATATCATTTCTTTTAACAAAAATCAAATTTTAAAAAAAATATGGACAAACAATGAAAAAGGAGAAAAAGTTAAAATATATAGTGCTTCTTCCGAAAAAGAAGAAGCACTATATGTAGCTTCTTCTATTTTTTCAATAATAAAAAAAACAAAATATCATTATAAAGACTTCGCTATTCTTTATAGAGCGAACATGCAATCCAATATTATAGAATATGCACTGAAAGAAAAAAATATACCTTATAAAATTTATGGATCCATTTCATTTGAAAAACGTAAAGAAATCAGAGATTTATTGGCTTATTTAAGAATCATTGTTAATTCAAATGATGAAGAATCTTTATTACGTATTCTTAAAAAAGGAAATAAAAAAACCATCAAATCTATATTAGACTTATCTAAAAAAATAAGAATAACAGTTTACGAAATAATAAAAAATATAGAAAATTATCAACATTTATTGATCCTAAATCAGAAAACAAAAAATAAACTTAAAAACCTAATTTCTACAATAGAGAAATTTCGTAAAAATACAGAAAAAAAAGATGCTTTTGCAATAGCAAAAGAGATTGTGAATTTCTTATTAAAAGAAGATCCAAAAAATTATAAAAATGAAAATTTCCAATATATACTTAATAATATATTTTGTTACGTCAGTGAACAAAAAAAATTAAAAGATAATGGAGAGATTAGTTTATCTGGGTTTTTACAATATTTTTACTTGGAAATTGATGAAGATATGAACCACGATGAAAATGAAGAAAATAAAGTTTCATTAATGACGGTTCATTTATCCAAAGGATTAGAATTTTCTATTGTTTTTATTATAGGATTAGAAGAAAATTTATTTCCTTCCAAATCCAGTTTAGACAATCAGTTCAAAATAGAAGAAGAACGTCGTTTATTCTATGTAGCTTTAACAAGAGCCCAAAAAAAAGCTGTGCTTACTTATGCAAGATCTAGATTTTTATGGGGAGAAAGAAAAATGACTCTTCCTAGTCGTTTTATTAATGAACTGAATAAAAATTTCATTGATAGAGAAAATCAAAATTCTATATCTTCTCTTTCAGAAAAAAAAGAAATAAATTCTCTAGTGAATAATAAAAATAAACATTATGAAAATTTCAAAGCAGGAGTAAAAGTTTTTCACAAAAATTTTGGAACAGGTATAATTTTAGACTTACAAAATGAAAATAAAATAGCGAGAATTAAATTTATAAAATCAGGAGAAAAAAAAATACTACTCAAATTTGCATTAGATAAGCTTATTATTGATTCATAA